Proteins from a genomic interval of Papaver somniferum cultivar HN1 chromosome 4, ASM357369v1, whole genome shotgun sequence:
- the LOC113274749 gene encoding probable pectate lyase 8 isoform X2 encodes MADLRPEETEEYWTHEHAVSDPDEVASQVVMTIRNSTERRNLGYFSCGTGNPIDDCWRCDKSWHKNRKRLADCGIGFGRNAIGGRDGRYYVVTDPSDHDAVNPRPGTLRHAVIQDRPLWIVFKRDMVITLKQELIMNSFKTIDGRGANVHIANGACITIQYITNVIIHGLHIHDCKPTGNALVRNSPSHYGFRSMADGDGISIFGSSHIWVDHNSLSNCADGLVDAVMASTAITVSNNYFTHHNEVMLLGHADSYSRDKLMQVTIAFNHFGEGLMQRMPRCRHGYFHVVNNDYTHWEMYAIGGSADPTINSQGNRFIAPANPFAKEVTKRVETASGRWRHWNWRSEGDLLLNGAFFTPSGKGASASYARASSLGAKSSSMVATITSGAGALNCRRSTQC; translated from the exons ATGGCGGATTTAAG GCCAGAGGAAACTGAAGAATACTGGACCCATGAACATGCAGTGTCTGATCCTGATGAAGTTGCTTCTCAAGTAGTTAT GACTATACGTAATAGTACTGAAAGGAGGAACTTGGGCTATTTCTCATGTGGAACTGGCAATCCAATTGATGATTGTTGGCGTTGTGACAAAAGCTGGCACAAAAACAGGAAGCGTCTTGCAGACTGTGGTATTGGATTTGGGCGTAATGCTATTGGTGGGCGTGATGGACGTTACTATGTTGTTACTGACCCAAGTGATCACGATGCTGTGAATCCCAGACCGGGAACCCTTCGTCATGCTGTCATTCAGGACAGACCACTTTGGATTGTGTTCAAGCGTGACATGGTCATCACTCTCAAACAGGAGCTTATTATGAACAGTTTCAAGACTATTGATGGTCGTGGGGCTAATGTTCATATTGCAAATGGAGCTTGCATCACTATTCAGTACATTACCAATGTTATCATTCATGGACTCCACATCCATGACTGTAAACCCACTGGGAATGCTTTGGTTCGAAACTCCCCATCTCACTACGGATTTAGATCAATGGCGGATGGTGATGGTATCTCCATTTTCGGATCAAGCCATATCTGGGTTGATCACAACTCACTCTCCAACTGTGCTGATGGTCTTGTTGATGCTGTTATGGCCTCCACTGCCATCACTGTATCTAACAATTACTTCACTCACCACAATGAG GTGATGCTACTGGGTCATGCTGACTCCTACAGCAGAGACAAGCTAATGCAAGTAACCATTGCATTCAATCATTTTGGCGAAGGTCTCATGCAAAGGATGCCAAG GTGTAGACACGGTTACTTCCATGTAGTGAACAATGACTATACTCACTGGGAAATGTATGCTATTGGTGGAAGTGCAGACCCCACCATCAACAGCCAAGGCAACCGATTCATTGCCCCAGCCAACCCTTTTGCCAAAGAG GTGACAAAGAGAGTCGAAACAGCTTCTGGTAGATGGAGGCACTGGAACTGGAGATCTGAAGGAGATTTGCTACTGAATGGAGCCTTTTTTACACCATCAGGTAAAGGAGCCTCGGCCAGCTATGCCAGAGCTTCAAGTCTTGGGGCCAAATCTTCATCCATGGTTGCTACTATTACTTCAGGTGCTGGTGCTCTTAATTGCCGTAGGAGTACTCAGTGCTAG
- the LOC113274749 gene encoding probable pectate lyase 8 isoform X1 → MAVSLRCLSLCMFTVLLFVTVVMADVEVEKKENPDLRTNTGQSSRINTTMADLRPEETEEYWTHEHAVSDPDEVASQVVMTIRNSTERRNLGYFSCGTGNPIDDCWRCDKSWHKNRKRLADCGIGFGRNAIGGRDGRYYVVTDPSDHDAVNPRPGTLRHAVIQDRPLWIVFKRDMVITLKQELIMNSFKTIDGRGANVHIANGACITIQYITNVIIHGLHIHDCKPTGNALVRNSPSHYGFRSMADGDGISIFGSSHIWVDHNSLSNCADGLVDAVMASTAITVSNNYFTHHNEVMLLGHADSYSRDKLMQVTIAFNHFGEGLMQRMPRCRHGYFHVVNNDYTHWEMYAIGGSADPTINSQGNRFIAPANPFAKEVTKRVETASGRWRHWNWRSEGDLLLNGAFFTPSGKGASASYARASSLGAKSSSMVATITSGAGALNCRRSTQC, encoded by the exons ATGGCGGTTTCTTTGAGGTGTTTAAGCTTATGTATGTTCACTGTGTTACTCTTTGTTACAGTTGTAATGGCTGATGTTGAAGTAGAGAAgaaggaaaaccctgatttgag AACAAACACAGGTCAGAGCTCGAGAATAAACACAACAATGGCGGATTTAAG GCCAGAGGAAACTGAAGAATACTGGACCCATGAACATGCAGTGTCTGATCCTGATGAAGTTGCTTCTCAAGTAGTTAT GACTATACGTAATAGTACTGAAAGGAGGAACTTGGGCTATTTCTCATGTGGAACTGGCAATCCAATTGATGATTGTTGGCGTTGTGACAAAAGCTGGCACAAAAACAGGAAGCGTCTTGCAGACTGTGGTATTGGATTTGGGCGTAATGCTATTGGTGGGCGTGATGGACGTTACTATGTTGTTACTGACCCAAGTGATCACGATGCTGTGAATCCCAGACCGGGAACCCTTCGTCATGCTGTCATTCAGGACAGACCACTTTGGATTGTGTTCAAGCGTGACATGGTCATCACTCTCAAACAGGAGCTTATTATGAACAGTTTCAAGACTATTGATGGTCGTGGGGCTAATGTTCATATTGCAAATGGAGCTTGCATCACTATTCAGTACATTACCAATGTTATCATTCATGGACTCCACATCCATGACTGTAAACCCACTGGGAATGCTTTGGTTCGAAACTCCCCATCTCACTACGGATTTAGATCAATGGCGGATGGTGATGGTATCTCCATTTTCGGATCAAGCCATATCTGGGTTGATCACAACTCACTCTCCAACTGTGCTGATGGTCTTGTTGATGCTGTTATGGCCTCCACTGCCATCACTGTATCTAACAATTACTTCACTCACCACAATGAG GTGATGCTACTGGGTCATGCTGACTCCTACAGCAGAGACAAGCTAATGCAAGTAACCATTGCATTCAATCATTTTGGCGAAGGTCTCATGCAAAGGATGCCAAG GTGTAGACACGGTTACTTCCATGTAGTGAACAATGACTATACTCACTGGGAAATGTATGCTATTGGTGGAAGTGCAGACCCCACCATCAACAGCCAAGGCAACCGATTCATTGCCCCAGCCAACCCTTTTGCCAAAGAG GTGACAAAGAGAGTCGAAACAGCTTCTGGTAGATGGAGGCACTGGAACTGGAGATCTGAAGGAGATTTGCTACTGAATGGAGCCTTTTTTACACCATCAGGTAAAGGAGCCTCGGCCAGCTATGCCAGAGCTTCAAGTCTTGGGGCCAAATCTTCATCCATGGTTGCTACTATTACTTCAGGTGCTGGTGCTCTTAATTGCCGTAGGAGTACTCAGTGCTAG